The Apium graveolens cultivar Ventura chromosome 3, ASM990537v1, whole genome shotgun sequence sequence agttctttgttggatccaccttgaattcctcatgcaCCACTGAGGGCATGGATGTTTTAGTTGatgttgtagactttttgggaatgtagtcctccatttcctcatcactaaagtccaattttcttttggagtgaagcttgtatctgaaatttcttttttgtggaggttcattttgcatttgttgatcttgagcttcagtaatcacaggtggttttttagaaatctcagttgtagattTGACATCTTGAAGTTTGGCAAAGATAGCAGattgctccttcttttgtttgagcttcttagcatctaatgCAGCCTGCTACTTTTCTTGCTCgatcctttctttttcttccttcttagcttctacaaacagagggtgtccagccaccacacagatctcttttctattcctgtaaattttggcaattctcttcttttgaactgaatcagatggatatttataaaatgcaattgaccttgccaacagcttcttttcatctggcctaggtgtctcaaacataagataCACAGGATTTTTGTttgagaactttgaatagttccttttaggcttcaaaatcagattagcttttggagatttgatgtaTGAAGTTTGGCATTTGTCCAAGTTTCTTAGACTCATTTTATGCACTGAGATTTAtttgacttgagaatggtgatgaaaagtcttgtctggtttctgtaggtgatgaaatttcttttgaatatctacatcaattttcttccatttttcatctagttccttctcaacagcagcaacatcaagcatcttgggatttgTCTTTGAATCAATTTTAGCGgttgctatttggatcagatcaatgttgtccaatactggtggctttggcaaagtaatttctggaacaattacttaACTGATTTGAACATTTATCACATGCTCCCCTCACTGGTTGGCTCTGCTTGACTGACTTGGATTGAtgattctttctcccccttttttttatcatcaagtagagtggaggtagaagtttgtgtAGCCACCAGCTTTTGTAGCAactgagtttgttgtgcttgTTGAAGATGAATAGCTATGAGAGAGGCTTCTACAGCTTTCAGTCTAGTGTCCAAATAGTCCACTTTGGTTGCAAGATTATAATTTCTCCTCAactgtctgttgatgtcaagcattgttgtGTTTGGAAAtgtagcatccaatctttcagagacactcttcttgacttggtcaatctcagtcttgattgaagtgacatcttgattgtgttgaagagcttgGATTTGATGTAGTTGCAGAGAGTTGAGATGGAcctgtagaagcttcttggtgctagcattggtagtggcttgaagagcattGTGTATCTGTTGGATGATGTGAAAAAGAGTTATCTTGAAATACTGCTcatcacactctttagaaaaTACCCAAGGAGGGATGTTTGATCTGGAGCTAGGGCcagcttctccccctatgtccatgaactcttcaccatcatcaccatcatctccaaagaagtcttcagactcaccagtaccatagtcaacatcatcaccagctctaggtggcatggctgtgatgacatcctttgctctttgcattgattcagttgtatgcaccaagttaagcatcttttctgcattttcattgccctgtccagccaaaagttgatatgctggaataggatgagtaaatgtctcagcatccaaagagatggaatctatgacatcttgatcatgctgaaatagagtctctttttctgcatcattgatattcattgactcactaacaatgatgtccatccttatttctcctgtacctgcatttctctcattttctctattttcttgcatcaagagCTCCCCTTGTCTCACCATCctcacaccttcaccttcacctactaaggtggaactcccctcactcacttttgccagacTTGAAGAAATAGTTTGCAttgtttcactcatttcctctccttttgcctggaaCAACCCAACccctcactcatttcactccctgccctcagtcctaagagtgattgtgcTACTACTAAGTCAActgcacttgtgacaattgttgtgaattgaagtggtgcagtgactgtcaacggatgatgaatatccgtCGAAGCAGTAGTTATAAGtctcaacggataactgttgttaagcaTATCCGTCGAAGGACAATCACTTGTCAATGGATGACCAATATCCGTtgagatagaagaaatgaatgaatttGGATTTGAGATTACTATTgcatctgtggtgattgatttaaGGTTTTACACAGATGTTTcagtagactcagaaagaaatggcaagtgagccaacaaatcatctaaaagatgatgctcacttacttggatttttggtttctccaatagagttaaagatggagaatttggaagtgatgtatgaatcatgtctatatccagtgagtgtgtgggtgaatttggtgtttcaggtgcttctattattaatgattttggctgtgactctacatttattggagccacatcaagctgaatttgagatggtgcagtgactgagtctttagctccagtttgcactgtgtgtgatccatgtgcatccccaagggttttagatctcttctttctggcataagtttgaggtgaacttgtgtcccttaccctcttggcctgtgctcctagttgagagcttgtttcaatagtaacatccttttgggaggatgaaactagagttgtgttaatttccttattaacaaccacagcttgttgggaaactgtggtgtggctagggTTGGGTACACTTACCtcaccaaccttatccttagggtttctttgattttcaccccgTCCCTCACCCAACTCACTCTCCTCCACACTCCCCTATTGGTGTTTGGTAgtttttgcaactggtttcttttgagagaaaccagaggggttttttttggtttttgattttgaaatttttggtttaatggcttgggtaggcatctgtttggtcatattcacagattccattgccactGTTAAAGGCAAAGAAATAAGTTGAGAAGTAGTGGAgacagaagtgtttacctcacttacctgaggatGTTCCATGATAGGCATGTATACAAGTGGAACATCTTTGTGATGATTTGACCTGTTAAGATCAgcaataatccttctctcttggacccaacaagctaGTTTATTTATTGGGTTCTCAATGATGAGGTTCTCAGAATCAAATTAGCTaacatcattaaaaatctagcataatagatattcttagacctcttcttaatatctCCCAATTTACTCCCTATCTCAAACATGAACTGGAGTCGAGGTGTGAAATTAGCTCTCAGAGCGAAGAATAGGCTTGGTTTCATTGACGAAATACTTCCTATGCCTAAATCGACATCTCCAGATCTCAACAAGTGGACTAGAAACGATTATATGGTGATGTCGTGGCTTACTTTCTCTATGGAACAGGTAATATCTGATAGTTTTATTTTTGCATCTTCAACTCATGATCTTTGGTTAGATGTTACTGAACAATTTGGAAAATCGAATGCACCGCTGTTATACGAGCTTCAGACTAGTTTGTCTAAAATTGAACAGAATAATCTGTCAATTGCTGAATATTATGGAAAACTTAAGAATGTTTGGGATAAATTGCAAGTTCTGGAAGGACAATTTAATTGCAGTTGTGGAGCTTTAGCTAAATGCACTTATGAGTTGTTAAAAAGGCTAATGAGGCGGCAGAAACTAAGAAACTGATTCAATTGATTTGTGGCCTTAACAAGAATTATGATAATGTTAAGACCAATCTTCTGAGTATAGAACCATTACCTACTGTTTTGAAGGCTTATCATATCTTGCAACAAATTAAGAAACAACAGAGCCTTACTTATCTTATGGTCAAGATTCCTGATGTTAGTGCTTTATATAGCAATAAACAATCCTTCACTCCTTCAAGATCTTTCCAGCCTAAGAAGGCTTTTAAGAAATCCAAGCTTGATTTAATGTGTGATCATTGTAAAAGGAAAGGTCATAGTTTAGATCAATGTTTCAAGTTGGTTGGAGTTCCAGACTGGTATGTTAATCtcaaaggtaagacatttgctccATCTTATAAATTCGTAGCTAATTTTACTGAAATTTCAAATGACACTTCTGGTATTCTTGGTGCTTCTCCTTTGGATATGCCTTCTGGTTCTTCAGGTGTTACTGGTTCCATGGATAGTTAGTTGATCTCTAATGTTTACAAAGAAGTCATGAAAATGATACAACAGAATGCTGGTCTTTTTATGTCTGAACATGATACTACTTCTGTAAATTTTGCAGGTATCATTTCTACTTCTAATGTTCAGTCTGTTCTCCCAAATTCTGCATTATGGATAATAGATACAGGAGCAAGTGATCATATGGTTTTTTCTAAATCCTTGTTTGTTGAATTGCATAATCTTGATACACCTATCACAATTGCTTTACCCGATGGCTCTTGTAAATTGGTTTTTCAAGTGGGAACTTTTTTTTAACTTCTCATATTAAGATTACTCATGTCTTATATGTTCCAGATTTTAATCATAATCTTCTATCAGTTGGAAAGTTGTTAGATCAAAACAAGTTAATTGCTACATTTGATAAATATTCATGTACATTTCAGGACCTTTCAACTGATTATGTCCAAGCTGTTGGCAAAAGATGACTTTACAGATTTTTTTTGTTCTAATCCTTCCAGTCAATTGTTATCTTCACAATGTTTATATTCTCAACTTGTTCCTTCACTTGATGTCATTCATGCCAGATTGGGCCATATTTCTCTTAGTAAATTGAAACATTTGTCAAACAAAATTCCTTGTAAAAAATTTCATGATGTACTCAATTGGGTTTCTTGTATTTTGGTTAAACATCACAAATTACCAATTAATTATTCACTATCAATAGCTCCTGCATCTTTCCATTTGTTGCATATAGATTTGTGGGGACCTTACCAGACTCCTAATTTGACTGGTGGTAGATTTATTCTTACCATATTGGATGATTTTTCTAGAGTAACTTGGACACATCTGATTACTACTAAAGATCAGGTTTTCAATATTGTTCAAGCCTTTCTAGTCTATATTGATAATCACTATAACACCTCAGTTAAGTTCATTAGATCTGATAATGGGACTGTGATAGTACAACATCAACGTGCTGCTCATTTTGCTGCTAAAGGTATAATTCATCAAAAGAGTGTTCCTGGTAATCCACAGTAGAATGGTAGGGTTGAACGTAAATATAGGCATTTGTTAGACACAGTTAGGGCCCTTAGAATTCATGCCAATTTACCAATCAAGTTTTGGGTTGATTGTATTTTGGCTGCTACATACTTGATTAATTTGATGCCTAGCTCAGTCTTGTAATGGAAAACTCCTTATAAACTTTTGATGAATAAGACTGCTTCTTATGACCACCTTGGAACTATAGATTGTCTTTGTTTTTCTGCTATCAAACCTTCTGATAAACTAGCCCATCGAGCCAGAAAATGTATTTTACTTGGTCATCCTTATGCACAAAAAAGGTACAAGTTATATGATCTCTCTTCTCATCAAATTTTTTTGAGTAGAGAACTGGTTTTTCAGGAAGATTGTTTTCCTTTTAAGACATCTTCTCCCTCTTCTTTACCTTCTTTTCCCACGGTTAATCCCATTCTGACCGAAACTGATTCTGAATTGCCAGTTTCTTTACCTTCTTCTTCTCAGCCGCCTGTTGTACCTGAAATTCTGACTTTTAGTTCATCTGGTACATCTCCTAATATTTCTCAATTACCTGATGTACCTGTTAGGATAACTACTAGAGTTTCTCAATTACCCAAGAAATTCACTGATTTTATTATTCCTCCTGTTACTACAAATTCTCATGCTTCTTCTGCTGTTTCTCAAATTTGTAATGTATTTTTTGAGCCAACTTTATCTCATCTAGATAATTCTTCCCTAGTTAGTCTTAACTCAGTCTTGAATACTTCTGAACCAACATCTTACAAACAAGCTAAGGAGGACCCTAGATGGGTAGAGGCTATGCAGAAAGAGCTTGATGCTCTTGAAGCTAATCAGACCAGGGAGCTTATAACTGTACCACATGGAGCTCATGTTATTAGTTCCAAATGGGTTTTTAAATCCAAGTTTAAACCTGATGGGTCTGTTGAGCGATGTAAAGCTCGATTGGTGGAAAGAGGGGATAAACAAATCAAATGGAAGGATTTTAAACATACTTTCAGTCCTGTGGCTAAGTTCACTACTATCTGCTGTTTAATTACTTTAGCTGCTACAGATAATTGGCATCTTCAgcaattatatataaataatgcATTTCTTCATGGATTCATTGATGAAGATATTTACATGACTCTTCATCCCGGTTATAATGTAGCTCCTGGTCTTGTCTGCAAATTGAAACGTTCCATTTATGGTTTGAGATAGGTATCTCGTCAATGGAATGTTGAGTTaacaaattttttttattaaaatggGTTATACTCAGTCTTCTCATGATTATTCACTGTTTATCAAACAAGTCGGTGCTTCCTTTACTGCCATAGTTTGTTATGTTGATGACTTGCTTCTCACTAGAAATGATTTTGATGCGTTCTCTTTTATCAAATCTGTTTTACATAAGGAGTTTACAATCAAGGATCTTGGTGATCTTACATATTTCCTTGGTGATGAGGTATAAAGAGACTCATCAGGTATTCGTCtaaatcaataaaaatatattattgatTTGCTTGATTATAACAATATGGTTAACTGTACTCATGTTGCTTTTCCCATGTCTAAAGGCCTCCAATTAAGTATTACTGATTCTCCAAAATTGGATGATCCTGAAGTCTATCGTAGGCTGGTTGGTAAACTTCTTTATTTGAATCTCACACGGCCTGACATTTCTTATTCTGTTCAGCAATTATCTCAATTTTTATCTGCTCCTGAACAGTCTCACTTACATGCTGCATTACATGTATTAATATACTTGAAAGGCACTTTGAATGCTGGTTTGTTCTACAAAGCCAACATTTCTTTGACATTATCCACTTATTGTGATGCTGATTGGGGAACCTGTCCTTCTTTTGCTCGTTCTTTATCTGGATATGCTGTATTCCTTGGTTCTTCCTTAATTTTTCGGAAGACTAAGAAACAAAAACCTGTTTCTAAAAGTACTATTGAAGCGGAATACAGGAGCCTTAGTTATACTACTAGTGAACTTGTTTGGCTCGAAGGCCTCTTTCTGATCTCCAAATTTCGGTTCCAAAATCTATTAATGTCTATTGTGACAATACTGCTGCCAAATACACTGATGAGCATCAGATTTTTCAAGAACGGACAAAACAtctttgttagtcccttaacaatataacaagaattacagaaggtgggttgaatggaattcttgaaactttttcttgattaaaaatgttctaactcgaatatatatataggtgtgaattgattagcacaatgcggaatagttacttaaatgaatcaaaacacaagtattaaaaaacaagagtctttaaaaactttctggtggatttgaatgattccaccagagatatataatatatatcgagagaactctgtgtgcaaaaagctcacagctgcttacaaatattgaacactaagaatgcagagaaatgctaagaattctgcttacaaatatttctctgcttCTGTATATCAGAttgttccttagttgctacttcttggtttatatatcaccaagattacaaagtaatgagacaggataataaaacaaaactatctagtctattacaatgttacttcattactctattccggcatctttgaatatcttcataatagcatggaaatggcaatgcttctttgttctcgaaaacccagttgaataggctaccacattctatttgcatccactcgacgcatgtgactgtgttgtcactgtcaacagatatttgaattctttatccggctggttcatgatcatccgtcgagttattaaTAATCcatcgggttgttgatcatccgtcgaattcattgttgtttatccgttgggtagtaatcaggcacttgacttcatttcacttatgcagaattacaagacatcatctatctacaattaatcaacctattctatgtatctaactaaagtcaatcatgactcaaatactactacagattctaaacaatatgtatacagaaatgtgctacagacttattgttacataagctactcactcgatggataataagtcatcatccatcgggactatactgagtcatccgtcgggactgtaaaccttatccgtcgagtgctacaaaattttactaagtaaaatctaccaaggtgttttgttcataaaatcatcaagtacacaacatatacacaacaatctcccacaatttatgtctactggagaaattaagagacacttgatgataacaaaacaccttaaaaatacaacttttaaaagacagtagataatactgaaaagtgcttcaattaacaaaatgtacaaagttttgctcatagtcattttcaagatgctcctctagcctgagcagatttatctagttccttgaaggtctggatctctttccaagctttctgttattttcctcaatctaattttggagctgcctgtggaattccagttcatcagattctgagagatttagctttccttgcatttccaaaagagtctcattgctagagatgctcaattggtcttctaatctgaaaaatcttctccctcatttgtcatccatgaactccatcagccagtaggatcttagatgcactcttctccctgtgtaagggataattagagtctttgggagtgcatctttagctctaacactccttagttcttcaatcttcttcagtaccaatcttcttgcagtaatattgaacccaaagttcttcttgaaggatgaataaactttaatcagtacggcttggctttcttgaaggatcctgtgaagtggccactgaatctcttttcctcctttgtacttgaacactaacctttcaggtcggtttctgtatgcatcaattcctctcacttcatctagttcatctagatagaggtttacaccagaaaattctttgatgtcacacaagtacatgtaatctcccctattgactttagattgagctttgactacttgtttggatttgagaggtgacagcttcactttcttgactgctcttgactttgttctctttggcttgttaaggattggcaaatagaagtcaggaattggtatgttctcccattctactggttcatccttaggcacaataggttcatcatggatgttcctgtaaggatccaccaccttgatatcttcaaataccacagagggttttgatgcttgagttgtagttggagtagattccttgggaaactgattctccaattccttatcaataatgtccagtttccttttagttcttttagccaattccttgattcttggagatttcttctgttcatcaacttgcttctttgattcaataacttcagatggctgagcatGAATTTGTTGTGGTAAATTTACAGtatgtagcttggctaagatagaaattcactctttcttttgtttagtctttttagcatctagagcagcttgcttcttttcctgcttcaatctagccttttcttctctctttgcttgagcaaattgaggatgtccagccaccacacaaatttctttcccattcctgaaaattttagcaattcttctttttgaagctgaatcagctggatctttgtagaaagcaattgaccttgaaagaagcttcttttcatcaggcttaggtgtctcatacacagtatccaaagggttcttcaatgatgattttgagtagtttacccttggtttcagaattatttcagcctttggagatttgatgcaggatggttgtcctctttccagatagttcatgctcatctcattcacactaatttgcttgacttgagagtgatggatggctgacttaactggctccttgacaagttcaaacttcttttgtatttcctcatcaatcttctcccagttgactaaactcaacttctccttatcagctgctcttatgttggctgctgctgcattgatcagatctatactgtttataactgatggctttgagatagtaattgaaggcacaattactttactaatttgaatttgaagcttctccccctcacttggtcctttctccccctttttgttatcatcaagttgattagaggagggggtttgagcagccaccaatttttgaagtaaatctgtctgttgagcttgatgaagatgaatggctgtcaaagatgcttccatagctgacattcttgtatctaaggcatctaccttggttgcaagatcagaatttttccttaactgcctcttgatatcaagcattgtagactctggaagcttagaatccatcatgtctgaaatggccttctttatctcctcaatatcacccttcatggtgtttacatccctagcatgttggaagccttggatttgttgaagttgtcGGGAGGCTAGGTGTGCCTGAAGGAtcttcttggtgctggcattagtagtggtttgaagagcagtatttgtttgattgattagctggatcagggttgtcttgaagtagtgctcatcacagtgctttgaaaatgcccatgatggcatacctgatcttgaacttgaacctacttctccccctatgtccattgcctcatcttcactatccccactccaatcaccaaagaaatcagctgagccaccagtctcatagtccacatcaccagctgtagaaggcaaagttgtgatggcatccttagctctcatcatagactgtgtggtatgcaccaaattcagcatcctttctgcattgtcattgctctgttcagctagaagttgataagctggaacatggtgagtaaatgcctcagcatcaagggaggtggaatctataacagctttaggatgctgagatagtccctccctgtctgcatcctggacattcattgacttactagcaatgacatccatccttagagctccagtacctgtatttctctcattttctctcttttgttgcatcagggtctcaacctggctccccaccctcacgccctcaccttcacctactaaggtgggactccgctcactctcttttgccaatcatgaagaaatggattgcatggtttcactcatttcctctcctttttcttgggagcaacccatactctcactcaaaatactcttctctctcaatcctaagagtgactgtacaaccactaaatcttctgcacttgaaataaatgaagtttgaagctgtgcagagatactcgacggatgagtgatatccatcgagtgagtggttttgctatccgacggataactgctgttaagcttatccgtcgggatacaatcactactcgacggatgagtaatatccatcgagagagtagaaatgaatgaactgggaaaagaaactattgttgactctgtgttgattgaagatattttaggcacagatgatacaacagttcctgaaagaattggcaagtgagccaacaaatcatctaaaagatgatgctcacttgcactagattttggcttccccaacagagttaaagaaggggaatcaggaattgatgtgtttatcatatccacatccagagaatttgttggtgagtttggtgtttgaggtgcttctatgactagagattttggctgtgactccacatttattgaaGTCACGTTAtactgaatttgtgaaggtgcagtgactgtgtcttttgcaccagtttgcacagtgtgtgtaccctgtgtatccccaagggttttagacttcttctttctggcataagtttggggtgagcttgtgtccctaacccttttggcctgtgctcttggttgagagctttgttcaataactacatccttttgggaggatgcagttagaaatgagcttttatcctttttaagcactgcagtttgttgggaaactgcagtgtggctaggctgggatccactcaactctccatccttattcttagggtttcttttatgttcaccccttccctcacctatccTTCCCTcattcacactcccctctttggttttagtggattttacaactggcatcttttgagagataccagagggggctttcttcgatttggattttgaaataattgcaggtatggtggcttgggtaggcaacagtttggtcattgacacagttgccatagccacactagaactcaaagaaattagtgaggttggaatagaggtagggatagatgaacttacctcacttacctgaggtgcttgcattacaggaaaatagaacaatggcacatccttgtgatgattggccctgttcaaatctgcaatgagccttctctcttaaACCCAACAATCCAATTTTTTGgtagggttctcaagcacaatctcttcacagaggtggttagctaacatcataaagaatctagcataatacacatttttacctcttttatttaactctcctaatttaaagcctaactcaaacaagataagatcactgaaattgtagaatttatctgtaattagcatgtagagcatgttaagcatagatatattcactgaatcaaaattactgatttttcctgaaaagacATTTGTTattacatcacacataaaactccattcttttttAAACCCCCtttctcctaatgtcacttaacttagaagtagaaagagcatagttcatggaattaagcatattgattatatcagtgtcagtgtgtggtgaggtcacagtgttatcaggaatcttgaaatatactattataacatcactattgatacaaaactctttacctttaatggtgagtgttattgtcttatctgttgagttataggtagcagtggtccacatctcttcaacaacttcacagaagattgtgggtgattccagcatggcataactaagcttgcaattcctcacaaagtccatcatcttgtgatagtcaccagattgttgaatacccttgttcactagtgcagtgaaattgttcttctcaaaaatgaacccagtttgagacataatctttacaacaggtgccattgttagagaataagagcttgaagagaaagagagtaagtgctttgagagagaatgaaatttgagcagttgatttgagaatgataaaagaaaagcaattgaaatgaaataagctcttatactatctcaaaaataactgttaaaaataagaaagtaaaataaagtaaccaatataaattgcctaaaatagccatttaaaaataaactgtaaaaattccacccattatccgtcgtgttatgcttacaaactgtaagtatactcgatggataatgtacagggaattaacggctgagattaagacaattcgacggatgaggataaactgttatccgtcgtgtcataaaatattttagaaaaataattgatttttattagaaaataatataccgacggatgatcaaactcgatggataaaggttatccgtcgagatgtaaattttgacttagccaaaatttcatccaagactgaaaaatcaattaaatttctggctgcatttcaacttgcaaattatctaataaagatttaggataaattaagcatacctaactcacttaccaaccttgaaaaggtggattcatccagtggct is a genomic window containing:
- the LOC141714151 gene encoding uncharacterized protein LOC141714151: MNWSRGVKLALRAKNRLGFIDEILPMPKSTSPDLNKWTRNDYMVMSWLTFSMEQVISDSFIFASSTHDLWLDVTEQFGKSNAPLLYELQTSLSKIEQNNLSIAEYYGKLKNANEAAETKKLIQLICGLNKNYDNVKTNLLSIEPLPTVLKAYHILQQIKKQQSLTYLMVKIPDVSALYSNKQSFTPSRSFQPKKAFKKSKLDLMCDHCKRKGHSLDQCFKLVGVPDWYVNLKGKTFAPSYKFVANFTEISNDTSGILGASPLDMPSGSSGVTGSMDSIISTSNVQSVLPNSALWIIDTGASDHMVFSKSLFVELHNLDTPITIALPDGSYLWGPYQTPNLTGGRFILTILDDFSRVTWTHLITTKDQVFNIVQAFLVYIDNHYNTSVKFIRSDNGTVIVQHQRAAHFAAKGIIHQKSVPGNPQ